One stretch of Dissulfurimicrobium hydrothermale DNA includes these proteins:
- the infC gene encoding translation initiation factor IF-3 — protein MIRASEVRLIGVDGEQLGIMPVEDALDRAMSIGLDLVEVAPGAKPPVCRIMDYGKYRYEQSKKIQEAKKKQVHVQIKEIKLRPRTDTHDMEVKKRHIREFLKEGNKVKLTVRFRGREIVHRHLGLAILSKITEELSDVAVSEGAPSVEGPTLHIILAPKRD, from the coding sequence ATGATCAGGGCCTCAGAGGTCCGTCTTATAGGGGTCGACGGGGAGCAGTTGGGTATAATGCCAGTAGAAGATGCGCTCGATAGGGCGATGAGCATAGGGCTTGATCTGGTGGAGGTTGCACCGGGGGCCAAGCCGCCCGTCTGTCGTATAATGGATTACGGCAAGTACAGATATGAGCAGAGCAAGAAGATTCAAGAGGCAAAGAAGAAGCAGGTCCATGTCCAGATAAAAGAGATAAAGCTTCGCCCTAGGACGGATACCCACGACATGGAGGTAAAAAAGAGGCATATAAGGGAGTTTTTGAAGGAAGGTAACAAGGTGAAGCTTACCGTGCGTTTTAGAGGGAGGGAGATAGTGCACAGACATCTAGGTTTGGCCATTCTTTCCAAGATAACTGAAGAGCTTTCGGATGTAGCGGTGAGCGAGGGGGCACCAAGTGTTGAAGGACCTACGTTGCATATAATCCTGGCCCCCAAGAGGGATTGA
- the rpmI gene encoding 50S ribosomal protein L35, translating to MIKIKTRRSAAKRFRATSTGKLMSYRAGKSHLLTHKSRKRKRNLKKEIALSDGMVSTYRRMMPYL from the coding sequence ATGATAAAGATCAAGACAAGACGTTCCGCTGCAAAGCGGTTCAGGGCAACCAGTACTGGCAAGCTGATGTCGTACAGGGCGGGCAAGAGCCATCTCCTGACACACAAGTCGCGCAAGAGGAAAAGAAATCTCAAGAAAGAGATAGCGCTGTCAGATGGCATGGTCAGCACTTACAGGCGTATGATGCCATATCTGTAG
- the rplT gene encoding 50S ribosomal protein L20, translating into MPRVKRGFKARRRRKKILNMAKGYMGARHRCFKQAKETVEKGLSYAFRDRKVKKRLYRGLWIVRVNAACRQNGLSYSRFIDGLKKAKIDIDRKMLANLAVTDPAAFSALADKAKAA; encoded by the coding sequence ATGCCAAGGGTTAAAAGGGGCTTCAAGGCCCGCCGCCGCCGTAAAAAGATATTAAATATGGCCAAGGGCTATATGGGGGCCAGACATCGTTGTTTCAAACAGGCCAAGGAGACCGTTGAAAAAGGCCTGAGCTATGCATTTCGTGATAGAAAGGTCAAGAAACGTCTCTACCGTGGGCTTTGGATAGTCAGGGTGAACGCCGCATGCAGACAAAACGGCCTTTCCTACAGCCGTTTCATCGATGGCCTTAAAAAGGCCAAGATCGATATAGATAGAAAGATGCTTGCCAACTTGGCCGTCACCGATCCGGCGGCCTTTTCTGCATTGGCCGACAAAGCCAAGGCCGCTTGA
- the pheS gene encoding phenylalanine--tRNA ligase subunit alpha, with translation MIDHLKRIRARALDAIGNASSIQELDRLRVEFIGRKGELTAVLRGLGAISPEERPRIGQLANTIKDELENEISKRRDSLGAGGSTSRVSGLDLTLPGRRRPLARLHPITQVMEEIASIFMRMGFSVETGPEIELDFYNFEALNIPVDHPARDMQDTFYVNEKVLLRTHTSPIQVRTMERRSPPLRIIAPGKVYRCDSDVTHTPMFHQVEGLMVDKGVTFAGLKGVLTHFLHDMFGDIPVRFRPSFFPFTEPSAEVDIQCVMCSGGGCRVCSQTGWLEILGAGMVHPNVFRKVGYDAEECTGFAFGLGVERVAMLKYGIDDIRLFYENDLRFLNQF, from the coding sequence ATGATAGATCATTTGAAGAGGATCAGGGCAAGGGCCTTGGATGCAATAGGCAATGCCTCGAGCATCCAGGAGCTTGATAGATTGCGTGTCGAGTTCATCGGCCGCAAGGGAGAACTTACTGCGGTTTTGAGGGGCCTGGGCGCCATATCTCCCGAGGAACGTCCAAGGATCGGTCAGCTTGCCAATACCATCAAGGACGAACTGGAAAACGAGATATCTAAAAGGAGGGACTCCCTTGGCGCCGGTGGGTCCACATCCAGGGTATCCGGCCTTGATCTTACATTGCCTGGCAGGAGGCGTCCTTTGGCCAGGCTGCACCCGATTACGCAGGTGATGGAGGAGATCGCCTCGATCTTTATGCGCATGGGTTTTTCCGTGGAGACCGGTCCAGAGATCGAACTTGATTTTTATAATTTCGAGGCCTTAAATATCCCAGTAGACCACCCTGCACGTGACATGCAGGATACCTTCTATGTGAATGAGAAGGTGCTGCTGCGCACCCATACATCGCCCATACAGGTCCGTACCATGGAAAGGCGCAGCCCCCCCTTAAGAATAATCGCCCCTGGCAAGGTCTATCGCTGCGATTCCGATGTAACCCATACCCCGATGTTTCATCAAGTGGAGGGGCTCATGGTGGACAAGGGCGTGACATTCGCAGGCCTTAAAGGTGTGTTGACCCATTTTTTACACGATATGTTCGGCGATATACCTGTGCGCTTCAGACCTAGTTTTTTCCCTTTTACGGAGCCGAGTGCCGAGGTGGATATCCAATGCGTCATGTGTAGCGGCGGTGGCTGCCGTGTCTGTTCCCAAACCGGTTGGCTTGAGATACTAGGTGCGGGCATGGTGCATCCCAACGTCTTCAGAAAGGTGGGTTATGATGCAGAAGAGTGTACCGGTTTTGCATTTGGTCTGGGGGTGGAACGGGTGGCGATGCTCAAATACGGCATAGACGACATCCGCTTGTTTTATGAAAACGACCTCAGGTTTCTCAATCAGTTTTGA
- the pheT gene encoding phenylalanine--tRNA ligase subunit beta, translating to MRILTSWLKEFVPFDCGVERLGRDLTLTGLEIESIEPFGPDDFVIDISITPNRPDCLSVLGIAREISAIYGLPLIFGPSVCLTDGAPGALETSVSVPVTIEAVDRCARYAACVLEDVRIGPSPDWLKRRLEACGIRPVNNVVDATNYVLLELGQPLHAFDLDRLRGPAIVVRSARAGEAIKTLDGKDRPLSAGMLVIADEERPVAVAGIMGGAETEVRPETSRILLESAWFEPSQVRRTAKALKIYTEASYRFERGTDIEGVMTALKRAVDLISDLASPSGSPVKAGGVRDVYPRPFEARVIRIRPERVKRLLGVEIEAEHIAAILESLGLARIDGMKDVSAMGFSVPSYRLDLIEETDLIEEVARLYGYDNIEAEVPCAGIIACSPATSPEKDLIDKAKEILVSQGMCEAISYSFISPGDIERLGLEGGDPRLRPVRLQNPISEDLSVMRTSLIPSLLGAAARNQARRNMDVKLFEAGAVFYHGTGQDVLSRQEQRVAAVWVGARHCPSWAWGRERADVFDLKGIMEELLRGLMINGWSLILGTPGDPFYLAGASARVVDSNGGLLGTFGEISPKVLAAWDIDGPLFAFDLSLEAMGRATSPGVRFKPLPRFPSMERDVALVMPDHVVLKDILEFVQGNRPMFLEDIEVFDVYTGSPIPKGSKGIGLRLRYRAEDRTLSEEEVSRVNGGFVEALLKRFGGALRG from the coding sequence ATGCGTATCCTTACATCGTGGCTTAAGGAGTTTGTGCCGTTTGATTGCGGGGTCGAAAGGCTTGGCCGGGATCTGACACTTACCGGGCTTGAGATCGAGTCTATAGAGCCGTTTGGTCCGGATGATTTTGTCATTGATATCAGCATAACCCCGAATCGTCCCGACTGTCTGAGTGTCCTTGGCATTGCAAGGGAGATCTCGGCTATATACGGACTTCCTTTGATATTCGGCCCGAGTGTTTGTCTGACTGATGGCGCGCCGGGTGCACTTGAGACCTCGGTATCCGTTCCCGTAACTATTGAGGCGGTTGATCGCTGTGCAAGATATGCAGCTTGTGTGCTTGAAGATGTGCGTATCGGTCCATCGCCGGATTGGCTCAAGAGGCGCCTCGAGGCATGCGGGATAAGACCTGTAAACAATGTGGTTGACGCAACAAACTATGTGCTTCTTGAGCTGGGCCAGCCCCTTCACGCCTTTGACCTGGACAGGCTTAGGGGTCCGGCCATAGTTGTGAGGTCGGCAAGGGCCGGAGAGGCGATCAAGACCCTTGACGGAAAGGATAGACCGCTTTCCGCGGGGATGTTGGTCATCGCAGACGAAGAGAGGCCTGTGGCGGTTGCCGGGATCATGGGCGGGGCTGAGACTGAGGTAAGGCCTGAGACGTCCAGGATACTTCTCGAAAGTGCATGGTTTGAGCCCTCTCAGGTGAGACGCACGGCCAAGGCGCTCAAGATATACACCGAGGCCTCCTACAGGTTTGAGCGTGGGACCGACATAGAGGGGGTTATGACTGCGCTGAAGCGGGCGGTCGACCTGATATCGGACCTTGCCTCACCAAGCGGCAGCCCGGTCAAGGCGGGTGGGGTCAGGGACGTCTATCCTCGGCCCTTCGAGGCGCGCGTGATACGGATCAGGCCTGAGCGGGTGAAGCGGCTTCTCGGCGTCGAGATAGAGGCCGAGCACATCGCTGCCATACTTGAATCCTTGGGCTTAGCCAGGATTGACGGCATGAAGGATGTCAGCGCGATGGGGTTTTCGGTCCCTTCGTATCGTCTCGATCTCATCGAGGAGACGGACCTTATCGAAGAGGTCGCAAGGCTTTACGGTTACGACAATATCGAGGCCGAGGTCCCTTGCGCTGGTATCATAGCTTGTTCCCCGGCAACCAGTCCTGAAAAGGATTTAATCGACAAGGCCAAGGAGATATTGGTCTCGCAGGGGATGTGCGAGGCCATCTCCTACAGCTTCATATCCCCAGGCGACATAGAGCGGCTCGGCCTTGAGGGGGGCGATCCGCGCCTGAGACCGGTAAGGCTTCAAAATCCGATCAGTGAAGACCTTTCGGTCATGCGTACCAGCCTCATCCCGTCCCTCCTTGGCGCCGCAGCTAGGAATCAGGCGCGCAGAAATATGGATGTCAAGCTGTTTGAGGCGGGCGCTGTATTTTATCATGGGACAGGTCAAGACGTGCTCTCGCGGCAGGAGCAGAGGGTGGCGGCGGTATGGGTCGGCGCGAGACATTGTCCTTCGTGGGCCTGGGGCAGAGAGCGGGCCGATGTTTTTGACCTCAAGGGTATCATGGAGGAGCTGCTTCGCGGTCTCATGATCAACGGGTGGTCCCTCATCCTGGGGACCCCAGGCGATCCATTTTATCTGGCCGGTGCATCGGCAAGGGTAGTCGATTCAAACGGAGGGCTGCTCGGCACGTTCGGTGAGATATCTCCGAAGGTCCTCGCCGCCTGGGACATAGACGGGCCGTTGTTCGCCTTCGATCTCTCGCTTGAAGCCATGGGCCGCGCCACTTCACCTGGGGTGAGGTTCAAACCTCTCCCGAGGTTTCCTTCAATGGAGAGGGATGTGGCGTTGGTCATGCCCGATCATGTAGTTTTAAAGGATATCCTCGAGTTTGTTCAGGGCAACAGGCCGATGTTCCTCGAGGATATCGAGGTCTTCGACGTCTATACCGGAAGTCCGATCCCTAAGGGTTCAAAGGGCATAGGTCTGCGTTTGAGATACAGGGCTGAAGATCGCACGCTCTCTGAAGAAGAGGTCTCGAGGGTCAACGGTGGGTTTGTCGAGGCGCTTTTAAAGAGATTCGGCGGGGCGTTAAGGGGATAG
- a CDS encoding HU family DNA-binding protein yields MGALTRRDLARRISQEFGFSIRVSRRLIDRLLFEMGLALGNGDRLKIARFGVFCPVERAGRTWVNPIDRRLVEIPPRRGVTFRPSRILKAMVNGEKGEEILPDWGCQQVDRR; encoded by the coding sequence ATGGGTGCGCTTACGAGACGCGACCTGGCGAGACGCATAAGTCAGGAATTCGGTTTTTCGATCCGTGTCAGCCGGAGACTGATAGACAGGCTTTTGTTTGAGATGGGTCTTGCGCTAGGTAACGGCGATCGGTTAAAGATAGCAAGATTCGGCGTCTTTTGTCCTGTTGAAAGGGCCGGGCGGACATGGGTAAATCCCATCGATAGGAGGTTGGTTGAGATACCTCCGAGGCGGGGCGTGACCTTTCGCCCGAGCAGGATATTAAAGGCGATGGTAAATGGAGAAAAAGGGGAAGAAATACTACCGGATTGGGGATGTCAGCAGGTTGACCGGCGTTGA
- a CDS encoding MerR family transcriptional regulator: protein MEKKGKKYYRIGDVSRLTGVDAHVLRYWEGEFRQIRPHRVARQRLYRPEDIELIGRIKELLYEKGFTIAGAKKQLSEEGRAVPVQAELFSHDCGKMKYETVISEIRAGLVLIRQMLEG from the coding sequence ATGGAGAAAAAGGGGAAGAAATACTACCGGATTGGGGATGTCAGCAGGTTGACCGGCGTTGATGCACATGTGCTGCGTTACTGGGAGGGGGAGTTTCGGCAGATACGCCCCCACAGGGTGGCGAGACAGAGGCTCTACCGGCCTGAAGATATCGAATTGATCGGTCGTATAAAAGAACTCCTTTATGAAAAGGGCTTCACTATAGCTGGGGCGAAGAAGCAGTTATCAGAAGAGGGAAGGGCTGTTCCGGTGCAGGCCGAGCTCTTTTCGCACGACTGCGGAAAGATGAAATATGAGACCGTCATTTCAGAGATCAGGGCCGGGCTTGTTTTGATAAGGCAGATGCTTGAGGGTTAA
- the pheA gene encoding prephenate dehydratase, with protein sequence MGDILLQRLDGLRKRIDEIDREIVSLLKERMAIACEIGKEKAEAGLDAFDVGREQAVMENILQGNGGVFPSSGLKVIFREIISACRNAQMPLKIGFLGPEATFTHMAATRFFGHAPLFIASDTITGVFEEVERERIDFGVVPVENSIEGTVALTLDGFCEFKVKVCGEIYLPISHDLMNQSGRIDRIKKILSHPHAVAQCRMWLQKNLPAVAIEEVVSTAQAARWAAVDPSVAAIASPLAAQIYNLQVIARRIEDFAGNTTRFLVLGHGCPGPTGDDKTSLLLGLEDRPGSLMHLLEPLAVRGINLTKIQSRPVKSEPWRYLFYVDITGHINDPEVREGIDAMKGGCTFLEWLGSYPKGRA encoded by the coding sequence ATGGGTGATATTCTGCTTCAGAGGCTCGATGGGCTCAGAAAGAGGATAGACGAGATAGACAGAGAAATAGTCTCCCTCCTCAAGGAACGTATGGCAATCGCCTGCGAGATCGGCAAAGAGAAGGCCGAGGCCGGTCTGGATGCCTTTGATGTAGGCCGTGAGCAGGCGGTGATGGAGAATATCTTGCAGGGAAACGGCGGTGTCTTTCCGTCCAGCGGCCTCAAGGTGATCTTTAGAGAGATAATCTCGGCCTGCAGAAACGCCCAGATGCCGTTGAAGATAGGTTTTTTGGGGCCTGAGGCCACGTTTACACATATGGCGGCAACCAGGTTCTTCGGTCATGCGCCGTTATTTATTGCCTCTGATACGATAACGGGCGTATTCGAGGAGGTGGAAAGGGAGCGGATTGACTTCGGTGTGGTCCCTGTCGAAAACTCCATCGAGGGTACAGTAGCCCTTACCCTGGACGGATTCTGCGAATTCAAGGTGAAGGTATGCGGTGAGATCTATCTTCCGATATCGCACGACCTCATGAACCAGAGCGGCAGGATCGATCGGATAAAAAAGATACTCTCTCACCCGCATGCGGTTGCCCAGTGCAGAATGTGGCTTCAAAAGAACCTCCCTGCCGTTGCGATCGAGGAGGTGGTAAGCACGGCCCAGGCTGCAAGATGGGCTGCTGTTGACCCATCGGTCGCAGCGATCGCAAGCCCGCTCGCCGCCCAAATATATAATCTCCAGGTCATAGCAAGGCGCATTGAGGACTTTGCCGGCAACACTACCAGATTCCTGGTGCTGGGGCATGGGTGTCCAGGGCCTACAGGCGACGACAAGACATCCCTTCTCTTAGGTCTTGAAGACAGGCCTGGTTCCCTTATGCACCTCCTTGAACCGCTTGCCGTGCGGGGGATAAACCTCACAAAGATACAGTCCAGGCCGGTTAAGAGCGAGCCATGGAGGTATCTCTTTTACGTGGATATCACAGGACACATCAATGACCCGGAGGTCAGGGAAGGGATCGACGCGATGAAGGGCGGGTGTACGTTTCTTGAATGGCTGGGTTCGTATCCGAAGGGGAGGGCCTGA
- a CDS encoding YfgM family protein has translation MKKKDAGYGAGASDAVKALAAAGLDQITDIVPARMIDFASEYIRGILVGVCAVILVLAVWAGYATYKGREEAKASLLLADAISEPTHEKAAELLDELVQKHGHTQASKEAVLILAGIYKDMGKTDQAIEAFSKAKGQFPKDSALFAASSLGLGYLNEEKHMFGQAKKEFAAAGRNKAFSAIATLDLARVSAASGDRDGALEAYDKYLSLTKEPTQLDFVRYKVMELSGEGIAPKIKETPRH, from the coding sequence TTGAAAAAGAAAGATGCCGGATACGGTGCCGGGGCCAGCGATGCGGTTAAGGCGCTTGCTGCAGCAGGGCTCGATCAGATAACCGACATCGTCCCCGCCCGGATGATCGACTTCGCATCGGAGTATATCCGCGGGATACTGGTGGGTGTATGCGCCGTGATATTGGTCCTGGCCGTCTGGGCCGGCTATGCGACCTACAAAGGGCGTGAAGAGGCCAAGGCCTCGCTCCTCTTGGCAGATGCAATCTCCGAACCTACACATGAAAAGGCGGCCGAACTGCTCGATGAACTTGTACAAAAACACGGCCATACCCAGGCCTCTAAGGAGGCTGTACTCATACTGGCCGGTATATATAAAGACATGGGCAAGACGGATCAGGCGATAGAGGCATTCTCCAAGGCCAAGGGACAATTTCCCAAAGACAGTGCCCTGTTCGCCGCTTCCTCGCTTGGCTTAGGGTATTTAAATGAAGAAAAACACATGTTTGGGCAGGCAAAAAAGGAATTTGCAGCAGCAGGCCGCAACAAGGCCTTTTCGGCCATCGCTACCCTTGACCTCGCCAGGGTATCAGCCGCATCAGGCGACAGGGATGGGGCGCTTGAGGCCTACGACAAATACCTCTCGCTTACAAAAGAGCCGACCCAGCTGGATTTTGTGCGCTATAAGGTGATGGAACTCTCCGGGGAAGGCATAGCGCCAAAGATAAAGGAGACGCCGAGGCACTGA
- a CDS encoding flavin reductase family protein has translation MQECISKTLPTGVYVVTAKAGDRINGMTAAWASQVSFKPPLIAVSIAEQRFTYGLIKESGRFCINAMAEDGLELSKHFGFKSGRSVDKFQGIDYTLTTSGLPVLSKAFAYMECNVVNSFETGDHTLFIGSVSECVVTREDATPLIFVWDDFFGKKK, from the coding sequence ATGCAGGAATGTATATCAAAGACATTGCCCACCGGCGTATATGTAGTGACAGCAAAGGCCGGAGACAGGATAAACGGCATGACTGCGGCATGGGCAAGCCAGGTATCGTTTAAACCGCCGCTCATCGCCGTATCCATAGCGGAACAACGCTTCACCTACGGACTTATTAAAGAATCTGGGCGGTTTTGTATAAACGCCATGGCCGAAGACGGACTCGAGCTTTCAAAGCACTTCGGCTTCAAGAGCGGCAGATCGGTCGACAAATTTCAGGGGATAGATTACACGCTTACCACCAGCGGCCTCCCGGTCTTGTCAAAGGCCTTTGCCTACATGGAATGCAATGTGGTAAATTCCTTCGAGACCGGGGATCATACCCTTTTCATCGGTTCTGTATCCGAATGCGTGGTGACGAGGGAAGACGCAACGCCCCTTATCTTTGTCTGGGATGACTTCTTTGGCAAAAAGAAATAG
- a CDS encoding acyltransferase, giving the protein MTGLPDVWNKDTPPPGIDYIGKDVRWAETVTCYRLGTTQGRGISIGEGSVIFEYVRLVTGDLLLNLNADIKIGNQVWINTGAYLSGEGGLYIGDKVLIGPGAKLLSAGHVIDGPPQAVIDHGLTYGAIHIGDGAWIGAGACILQGRNIGEGAVVGAGAVITKDVDPFSIVAGNPARFIRWRKGFEPKTSLLKRILKARSLIF; this is encoded by the coding sequence TTGACCGGCCTCCCTGATGTCTGGAACAAAGATACGCCGCCTCCGGGCATAGACTACATCGGGAAGGATGTAAGATGGGCCGAAACCGTTACATGCTATCGTCTAGGTACCACCCAGGGCCGCGGCATATCGATCGGCGAAGGCTCGGTGATCTTTGAATATGTGCGCCTGGTAACCGGTGACCTCCTGTTGAACCTGAATGCCGACATAAAGATAGGGAACCAGGTATGGATAAATACCGGCGCCTATCTTTCAGGCGAAGGCGGGCTCTATATCGGAGATAAGGTCTTGATAGGCCCTGGGGCCAAGCTCTTGAGTGCCGGCCATGTGATCGACGGCCCGCCTCAGGCTGTCATAGACCACGGTCTTACCTACGGCGCGATCCATATCGGCGACGGGGCATGGATTGGGGCAGGTGCATGCATACTTCAGGGTAGAAACATCGGCGAAGGTGCTGTGGTCGGCGCAGGTGCGGTCATCACCAAAGATGTTGACCCGTTTTCAATAGTGGCAGGCAACCCGGCCCGATTCATAAGGTGGCGCAAAGGCTTTGAACCGAAGACGTCCCTTCTGAAACGTATATTAAAGGCTCGATCCCTGATTTTCTGA
- a CDS encoding FG-GAP repeat domain-containing protein: MSSRYIYSHLQGPRGLCRIIFVFVMSIFTITSCSTVGSYKERTGLKAAQGPASSHIDHIELTTGKDPYGVAVADFNGDGIKDIAVVSHAPGDLRIYWGRPGRRFDTGPVYGEAEVGYHPGIPVAYDWDGDGHPDLIIACEGLHEVQFWKNMGSSFKKEASFPVPCDPVGIAVADLDGDGRPDIVLAPYSGDKIFILWNKGGKGEFKFDIQQIDAGGRNPTYVSLGDWNGDGRPDIFWAINENDTLWVAVNKGGRRFERRLLYKAKLNGLARWSPRSLSMVRLNEKGEVAAIAPLETGKGALVVYGDGKGNVTHTAVIPAPVWGYSGIGVMDAADGRPALIGLGEEGKVFVVSPKDDGTWLNSGPLPAGSLPLDLQFYDLDGDGEPDLIFVNSAGSTLGIDYGPLIGH; encoded by the coding sequence ATGTCTTCAAGATATATCTACAGCCATTTGCAAGGTCCGCGAGGCCTTTGCCGCATCATCTTCGTCTTTGTCATGTCTATCTTTACAATAACCAGTTGCTCAACAGTAGGAAGCTACAAAGAAAGAACTGGCCTGAAGGCGGCACAGGGCCCGGCATCTTCTCATATAGACCATATAGAACTCACGACCGGAAAAGACCCATACGGGGTAGCAGTTGCCGACTTCAATGGCGACGGGATCAAGGACATAGCGGTGGTTTCGCATGCCCCTGGAGATCTCCGCATCTACTGGGGCAGACCCGGAAGGCGTTTCGATACAGGGCCTGTGTATGGAGAAGCGGAGGTTGGATATCACCCCGGGATCCCTGTCGCCTATGACTGGGATGGAGACGGGCACCCTGACCTAATCATCGCATGCGAGGGGCTGCACGAGGTCCAATTTTGGAAGAATATGGGCTCATCCTTCAAAAAAGAGGCAAGTTTCCCTGTGCCGTGCGACCCCGTAGGTATAGCGGTAGCCGACCTCGACGGCGACGGCAGACCGGATATAGTCCTTGCCCCTTATTCCGGTGACAAGATATTTATCCTCTGGAACAAAGGGGGTAAAGGGGAATTCAAATTCGATATCCAGCAGATAGACGCAGGCGGCAGGAACCCGACCTATGTAAGTCTTGGCGACTGGAACGGCGACGGCAGACCGGATATCTTCTGGGCCATCAATGAAAATGATACCCTGTGGGTGGCTGTCAACAAAGGAGGACGCCGATTTGAAAGGCGTCTTCTGTACAAGGCCAAGCTAAACGGCCTTGCCAGATGGTCGCCGAGGAGCCTCTCGATGGTCAGGCTGAATGAAAAGGGCGAGGTGGCGGCCATTGCGCCGCTTGAGACAGGCAAGGGGGCGCTGGTTGTCTATGGCGACGGCAAGGGCAATGTCACACACACCGCTGTCATACCTGCCCCCGTGTGGGGCTACAGCGGCATAGGCGTCATGGATGCAGCCGATGGGAGGCCTGCGTTGATAGGCCTTGGCGAGGAAGGGAAGGTGTTTGTCGTCAGCCCGAAGGACGACGGGACGTGGCTGAACAGCGGCCCGCTGCCTGCCGGAAGCCTCCCGCTTGATCTCCAATTTTATGACCTCGACGGCGACGGCGAGCCTGATCTGATATTCGTGAATTCAGCTGGCTCGACACTCGGCATAGACTATGGGCCGCTTATAGGGCATTGA
- a CDS encoding prevent-host-death protein: protein MDTIFADITVSVTELNRNSRAFSNRPANAYRHLEPQPARGLPVSHYEWPMAYIEDLEDANLVRERENGPFV from the coding sequence ATGGATACAATCTTTGCCGATATAACCGTCAGCGTCACTGAATTAAACCGCAACTCGCGGGCGTTTTCAAACAGGCCGGCGAACGCCTATCGCCATCTTGAACCACAACCGGCCAGAGGCCTACCGGTATCCCACTATGAGTGGCCTATGGCCTACATAGAAGACCTGGAGGATGCCAATCTGGTTCGTGAACGCGAAAACGGTCCGTTTGTCTAG